The Paraburkholderia sabiae genome includes a region encoding these proteins:
- a CDS encoding replication initiation protein: MGWQPTLVGVSFTTKRPRLGLFAPPDAVELSPSAVNSLRRVVIRFVEQRDSGHFAPRVQLMSQTVIASWGHLEHNPGMPRPLPTEVRTESVKKHVAAIHTSGELSLLERKLSNVLLLHSYDNLLTTRTHRLPVRTLMLVLGWTESENTEKLREALRQLATTAVEFNVMDDGRERWSVMPILSFAEIRAGVCSYRYDEALAEKLYDPSIYATVNLGVQRKFSKSHALTLYENCLRFQKVGSTGWIELPVLRKLLGATQEYYDDFRRLNSKVIQKAVKEINDVSDINVDVEYQRMGRSVTGVKFLIRQGAQQSLLTPETEDEFAHVRDSEIYRKLRAHGIGDKLALSFVIEDEERARLVVQLAEEKDRKGQIKRSTAGFIRTLIENKADVSEPEYEKDKREKAQKQAAAARSRTLDARMQELRIDFDRLQCAAAVKALTQDEKRAFARQFVEGDGAKYAREFRPDSPGLFSGSVGRVNFASWLRNRVRPEFDAPKFDAWLSQNHQDIALQRN; encoded by the coding sequence TTGGGGTGGCAACCGACCCTGGTCGGGGTGTCATTTACTACCAAACGTCCCCGTTTGGGGCTTTTCGCGCCCCCAGATGCGGTGGAATTGTCCCCGTCTGCGGTGAATTCACTCAGACGGGTGGTGATACGCTTCGTCGAGCAACGAGACTCGGGACATTTCGCTCCGCGCGTGCAACTGATGTCCCAGACGGTGATTGCATCGTGGGGTCATTTAGAGCACAATCCCGGCATGCCCAGACCTTTGCCGACTGAGGTACGTACCGAAAGCGTCAAAAAGCACGTGGCCGCCATTCATACGAGCGGCGAGCTTTCGCTGCTGGAGCGAAAGCTGTCCAACGTGCTGTTGCTGCATTCGTACGACAACCTTCTGACCACGAGAACCCACCGCCTGCCGGTGCGGACGCTCATGCTCGTGCTCGGCTGGACTGAAAGCGAAAATACCGAAAAGCTTCGGGAGGCGCTCAGGCAACTCGCGACGACTGCGGTCGAATTCAACGTGATGGATGACGGCCGCGAGCGCTGGAGCGTCATGCCGATCCTGTCGTTCGCGGAAATTCGCGCAGGCGTGTGCTCGTACCGCTACGACGAGGCGCTGGCCGAAAAGCTCTACGACCCGTCGATCTACGCGACCGTCAATCTCGGCGTGCAGCGCAAATTCTCAAAGTCGCACGCGTTGACGCTTTACGAAAATTGCCTGCGTTTTCAGAAGGTTGGCTCGACGGGCTGGATCGAGTTGCCCGTCCTTCGGAAGCTTCTGGGCGCCACGCAAGAGTACTACGACGATTTTCGCCGGCTGAACAGCAAGGTGATCCAGAAGGCTGTGAAGGAGATCAACGACGTCTCGGACATCAACGTCGACGTCGAATATCAGCGCATGGGCCGCTCCGTGACTGGCGTGAAATTTCTTATCCGCCAGGGCGCGCAGCAATCGCTTCTTACGCCGGAGACGGAAGACGAGTTCGCCCATGTTCGCGACAGCGAGATCTACCGGAAACTCCGGGCGCATGGCATCGGCGACAAGCTGGCGCTGAGCTTTGTCATCGAAGACGAAGAGCGCGCGCGGCTCGTCGTGCAGCTTGCCGAAGAGAAAGACAGAAAAGGGCAGATCAAGCGCTCGACAGCTGGTTTTATCCGTACGCTCATTGAGAACAAGGCAGACGTATCCGAGCCGGAATACGAGAAGGACAAGCGCGAGAAGGCCCAGAAGCAGGCCGCAGCGGCGCGTTCGCGGACGCTCGATGCACGCATGCAGGAATTGCGGATCGATTTCGACCGTCTTCAGTGCGCAGCGGCCGTCAAGGCGCTGACGCAGGATGAGAAGCGGGCGTTCGCGCGTCAGTTCGTTGAAGGCGACGGCGCAAAGTACGCGCGCGAGTTTCGTCCGGACAGCCCGGGCCTCTTCTCGGGCTCGGTCGGCCGCGTGAACTTCGCTTCCTGGCTCAGAAACCGCGTTCGCCCTGAATTCGACGCACCCAAGTTCGACGCGTGGTTATCGCAAAATCACCAGGACATTGCGTTGCAACGGAATTGA
- a CDS encoding ParA family protein: MNITIQDIVDQAARATDIVSQVRGRMLAPNARKNPPVFNASQLAALCEVDKSQITYRTSKGDLPPGTVNATGSRREFSLLEAREWVRAYRANALRPEKAPAMTVAIGNFKGGVSKTTTAMTLAQGLSLRGHRVLVIDTDPQGSLTTLFGILPDTEVEEDSTITALATGDQSSIEYAIRETYWDGIDLVPASSSLFNVEFILPSRQMKEPDFEFWNVLNTSLEQARSNYDVIIIDTPPALSYGTVNAFMAADGLIVPTPPNALDFASSAQFWTLFSDLASNLTAETNTDKSFEFIHVLLSRVDPADAAAGVVREWISATYAEKVLPVEIPKTAVTAASSAEFGTVYDISRYDGNAKTYRRAREAYDRVTEIVEQSIVAFWAKSE; the protein is encoded by the coding sequence ATGAACATCACTATTCAAGACATCGTCGATCAGGCCGCTCGCGCGACTGACATCGTCTCGCAGGTTCGGGGTCGCATGCTGGCGCCGAATGCCCGCAAAAACCCGCCTGTTTTCAACGCTTCACAGCTTGCCGCACTCTGTGAAGTCGACAAAAGCCAAATCACCTACCGCACTTCGAAGGGCGACTTGCCGCCTGGCACCGTCAACGCGACGGGTTCGCGGCGCGAATTCTCGCTGCTTGAAGCGCGCGAATGGGTTCGCGCGTATCGCGCCAACGCGCTGCGTCCGGAGAAGGCGCCGGCGATGACGGTGGCGATCGGTAACTTCAAGGGCGGCGTGAGCAAGACGACGACCGCGATGACGCTCGCACAAGGCTTGAGCTTGCGCGGGCATCGCGTGCTCGTGATCGACACCGATCCGCAGGGCTCGCTGACGACGCTGTTCGGCATTCTTCCCGACACGGAAGTCGAAGAAGATTCGACGATCACGGCACTCGCGACGGGCGATCAATCGAGCATTGAATACGCGATTCGCGAAACGTACTGGGACGGCATCGATCTTGTCCCGGCGTCGTCGTCGCTGTTCAACGTGGAATTCATCTTGCCGAGCCGTCAGATGAAGGAACCGGACTTCGAATTCTGGAACGTCTTGAACACGAGTCTCGAGCAGGCGCGTAGCAACTACGACGTGATCATCATCGATACGCCGCCGGCGCTGAGTTACGGCACTGTCAACGCGTTCATGGCTGCCGATGGCCTGATCGTCCCGACGCCGCCGAACGCGCTGGACTTCGCCAGTTCGGCACAATTCTGGACGCTCTTCAGCGATCTTGCGTCGAATCTGACGGCGGAAACGAACACGGACAAATCGTTCGAATTTATCCACGTGCTGCTTTCGCGCGTCGATCCGGCCGATGCCGCTGCGGGCGTCGTGCGGGAATGGATTTCCGCGACGTATGCCGAAAAGGTGTTGCCGGTGGAAATTCCGAAGACGGCGGTCACGGCAGCGAGCTCGGCCGAGTTCGGCACGGTGTATGACATTTCGCGCTACGACGGCAACGCGAAGACGTACCGGCGCGCGCGTGAGGCATATGACCGGGTGACGGAAATCGTCGAGCAATCCATTGTCGCCTTCTGGGCGAAGTCGGAATAA
- a CDS encoding ParB/RepB/Spo0J family partition protein, with amino-acid sequence MSIKDRLAKKTGDLMVPAPAQEAGRAASPRTAPGQMLAFRSAMRESSDRVSQLEAQLKEYDGSVPIRSLDPKSIQASKWANRQDFGDESFAELKMLIAEAGGNTQPIKVRPATEGEGYEIVFGHRRHRACLELDLPVNAIVDREITEQGQFVQMDQENRARKNLSPWEQGVWYKRALDDQLWPSQNAMAKACGLSQGNISSALLVAELPTEVISAFPSPHEIQFQAARKLSVALKKSGDEIVQRAIELAEDSSRTSAEVLAALLGAGRAAAPVRKEEEVGIERKGDLLVIRLRASGVPQDRVEELRQLITGFLEDVQSSGD; translated from the coding sequence ATGTCGATCAAGGACAGGCTTGCAAAGAAGACGGGCGACCTGATGGTGCCGGCTCCGGCACAGGAAGCCGGACGCGCGGCGTCTCCGCGGACGGCGCCCGGGCAGATGCTCGCGTTTCGTAGCGCGATGCGCGAAAGCTCTGATCGTGTTTCGCAGCTGGAGGCGCAGCTCAAGGAATATGACGGCTCGGTGCCGATTCGTTCGTTGGATCCGAAGTCGATTCAGGCGTCGAAGTGGGCGAACCGGCAGGATTTCGGCGATGAGAGTTTCGCCGAGTTGAAGATGCTGATCGCCGAGGCGGGCGGCAATACGCAGCCGATCAAGGTGCGGCCGGCAACTGAGGGCGAAGGCTACGAGATTGTATTCGGGCATCGTCGGCATCGCGCGTGTCTGGAGCTGGATTTGCCTGTGAACGCGATCGTCGATCGCGAGATTACGGAGCAAGGGCAGTTCGTCCAGATGGATCAGGAAAACCGGGCGCGGAAAAACCTGAGTCCGTGGGAGCAGGGCGTCTGGTACAAGCGCGCGCTGGATGATCAGTTGTGGCCTTCGCAGAACGCGATGGCGAAGGCGTGTGGGTTGTCGCAGGGGAATATTTCGAGCGCGCTGCTGGTGGCGGAGCTTCCGACCGAGGTGATTAGCGCGTTTCCGTCGCCGCATGAGATCCAGTTTCAGGCGGCACGGAAGCTGTCGGTGGCGCTCAAGAAGTCGGGCGATGAGATCGTGCAGCGTGCGATCGAACTGGCGGAGGATTCGTCGCGGACCTCGGCGGAAGTGTTGGCCGCGCTGTTGGGTGCGGGTCGGGCGGCTGCGCCTGTGCGCAAGGAAGAGGAAGTGGGCATTGAGCGGAAAGGCGATCTGCTGGTGATTCGGCTGCGTGCCAGCGGGGTGCCGCAGGATCGCGTCGAAGAGTTGAGGCAGTTGATCACCGGGTTTCTTGAGGACGTGCAGTCGTCGGGGGATTGA
- a CDS encoding DUF445 domain-containing protein, with the protein MNKEAELKRAKRRATLLLLIATAIFIATAFMQRNMWIDGIKAVAEAAMVGALADWFAVVALFRRVPIPGVAAHTAIIPQNKDKIADNLAVFVREKFLDESSIVGLIRKHDPAQSITNWLCVDANTRRLGDYVLKLTGGILELLDDARIQTFIKDALDAMLDKIDLSKATGSILDTLTRDGRHQELLDEGIEHLMALLREPGVRTFIAEQIVDWFKREYPTLEKIMPSEWLGESGANIVADTVNNMLLRVSEDPGHKLRHKFDEAAARLVVKLKSDPAFLQKGEEIKRYVKESENLALYVKDLWAQLRDWLRRDLARDDSVLHAKVAAMGQWIGRELAQDESLRRSLNDHMEEAARAMAPDFAGYLTRHISDTVKNWDSRDMSQQIELNIGKDLQYIRINGTLVGGCIGLLLYASSQIFALVRLHLG; encoded by the coding sequence ATGAACAAGGAAGCCGAACTCAAACGCGCCAAGCGTCGCGCGACGCTCCTGCTGCTGATCGCCACCGCCATCTTCATCGCGACCGCCTTCATGCAGCGAAACATGTGGATCGACGGCATCAAGGCCGTTGCGGAAGCCGCGATGGTCGGCGCGCTCGCCGACTGGTTCGCCGTCGTCGCGCTGTTTCGCCGCGTGCCGATTCCCGGCGTCGCCGCGCATACCGCGATCATTCCGCAGAACAAGGACAAGATCGCCGACAACCTCGCGGTCTTCGTGCGCGAGAAGTTTCTCGACGAATCGTCGATCGTCGGCCTGATCCGCAAGCACGATCCGGCGCAGAGCATCACGAACTGGCTGTGCGTCGACGCGAACACGCGGCGTCTCGGCGACTACGTGCTCAAGCTGACGGGCGGCATCCTCGAATTGCTCGACGATGCGCGCATCCAGACCTTCATCAAGGACGCGCTCGACGCGATGCTCGACAAGATCGATCTGTCGAAAGCGACGGGCTCGATCCTCGACACGCTCACGCGCGACGGACGTCATCAGGAACTGCTCGACGAAGGCATCGAGCATCTGATGGCGCTGCTGCGCGAACCGGGCGTGCGCACGTTCATCGCCGAGCAGATCGTCGACTGGTTCAAGCGCGAATATCCGACGCTCGAAAAGATCATGCCGTCCGAATGGCTCGGTGAAAGCGGCGCGAATATCGTCGCCGATACGGTGAACAACATGCTGCTGCGCGTGAGCGAAGATCCCGGCCACAAGCTGCGTCACAAGTTCGATGAGGCGGCCGCGCGTCTCGTCGTCAAGCTGAAGTCCGATCCCGCGTTTCTTCAGAAAGGCGAGGAGATCAAGCGCTATGTGAAGGAGAGCGAGAATCTCGCGCTATACGTGAAGGATCTGTGGGCGCAGTTGCGCGACTGGCTGCGGCGCGATCTCGCACGCGACGACTCTGTGCTGCATGCAAAAGTGGCCGCGATGGGGCAATGGATCGGACGCGAACTGGCACAGGACGAATCGCTGCGCCGTTCGCTGAACGATCATATGGAGGAAGCGGCGCGCGCGATGGCGCCTGATTTTGCCGGCTATCTGACGCGGCACATCAGCGACACGGTCAAGAACTGGGATTCGCGCGATATGTCGCAACAGATCGAGCTGAATATTGGCAAGGATTTGCAGTACATCCGCATCAACGGGACGCTCGTCGGCGGATGTATCGGTTTGCTGCTTTACGCCAGCTCGCAGATTTTTGCGCTGGTGCGCCTGCACCTCGGCTAG
- a CDS encoding MOSC domain-containing protein, with translation MPLNPSSPLARLLNGPVHPGKIVWIGLRPRRKDAMSATETATIDIDAGLVGDHYASRNGARQVTLIQAESLRSIASHLGRSNVAAHDLRRNIVTEGINLMALKDRQFRIGEAVLQTTGECHPCSRMEDVLGVGGYNAVRGFGGITARVVRGGAIRLGDAIEALPVEG, from the coding sequence ATGCCGCTCAATCCGTCATCGCCGCTCGCCCGCCTGCTCAACGGTCCCGTTCATCCCGGCAAGATCGTCTGGATCGGCTTGAGGCCGCGGCGAAAAGACGCGATGTCGGCCACCGAAACCGCGACGATCGATATCGACGCGGGTCTTGTCGGCGATCACTACGCGAGTCGCAACGGCGCGCGTCAGGTGACGCTGATTCAGGCCGAGAGTCTGCGGAGCATTGCGAGTCATCTGGGACGCAGCAATGTTGCCGCGCACGACCTGCGCCGCAACATCGTGACGGAAGGCATCAATCTGATGGCGCTGAAAGACCGGCAATTTCGCATCGGCGAAGCCGTGTTGCAAACGACGGGCGAATGTCACCCGTGTTCGCGCATGGAAGACGTGCTGGGTGTGGGCGGCTACAACGCGGTGCGCGGCTTCGGCGGGATTACGGCACGCGTCGTGAGAGGCGGCGCAATCAGGCTCGGCGACGCGATCGAAGCGCTGCCCGTCGAGGGCTAG
- the msrB gene encoding peptide-methionine (R)-S-oxide reductase MsrB, whose protein sequence is MSAYEKTPEALARLTAEQRRVTQESGTERPFYNEFWDSKEAGLYVDVVSGEPLFTSMDKFDSGCGWPSFTKPLEDEHVVELRDMTHGMIRTEVRSKHGDSHLGHVFPDGPRETGGLRYCINSASLRFIPVSQLEAEGYGQYRNLFEVAKK, encoded by the coding sequence ATGTCCGCGTACGAAAAAACACCGGAAGCATTGGCCCGACTCACCGCCGAACAGCGTCGCGTAACGCAGGAAAGCGGGACGGAACGTCCGTTTTACAACGAGTTCTGGGACAGCAAGGAAGCAGGTTTGTACGTCGACGTCGTATCCGGCGAGCCGCTGTTCACGTCGATGGACAAGTTCGACAGCGGCTGCGGCTGGCCGAGCTTCACGAAACCGCTGGAAGACGAGCATGTCGTCGAACTGCGTGACATGACCCACGGCATGATCCGCACGGAAGTGCGCTCAAAGCACGGCGACAGCCATCTCGGCCACGTATTTCCGGATGGTCCGCGCGAAACGGGCGGGCTGCGTTATTGCATCAACTCGGCGTCGCTGCGTTTTATCCCCGTTTCGCAGCTGGAAGCAGAGGGCTACGGGCAGTATCGCAATCTCTTCGAAGTCGCGAAGAAGTAA
- a CDS encoding DNA-3-methyladenine glycosylase I, translating to MKKTAPATKRATKPATRTARAAAKKAARPKKPQPLDAIVGADGLARPPWAAVDPLLKHYYDTEWGMPVRDERGLFERLSLEAFQSGLSWATILRKRDAFREAFAGFDPDVVATFGDKDVERLLADERIIRNRAKILATIANAAATIRLRDEGGLVALIWSFQPHTTPAPRTIAEIPTTSDESIALSKALRKRGFVFVGPTTMHALMEATGIVDTHLVDSHRRGSSGVWPRD from the coding sequence ATGAAGAAAACCGCTCCCGCCACGAAGCGCGCCACGAAGCCCGCCACCAGAACCGCCCGCGCCGCAGCAAAGAAAGCGGCGCGCCCGAAGAAACCGCAGCCGCTCGACGCGATCGTCGGCGCGGACGGACTCGCGCGTCCGCCGTGGGCCGCCGTCGATCCGCTGCTCAAGCACTACTACGACACCGAATGGGGCATGCCCGTGCGCGACGAGCGCGGCCTGTTCGAGCGGCTGAGTCTGGAGGCGTTTCAGTCGGGATTGTCGTGGGCGACCATTCTGCGCAAGCGCGATGCGTTTCGCGAGGCGTTCGCGGGCTTCGATCCCGATGTGGTCGCGACATTCGGCGACAAGGACGTCGAACGCCTGCTCGCGGACGAACGCATCATCCGCAATCGCGCGAAAATTCTCGCGACGATCGCGAACGCAGCCGCGACGATCCGCTTGCGCGACGAGGGCGGGCTTGTGGCGCTGATCTGGTCGTTCCAGCCGCACACGACGCCCGCGCCCCGCACGATCGCCGAAATCCCGACGACTTCCGACGAATCCATCGCGCTGAGCAAGGCGCTGCGCAAGCGCGGCTTCGTGTTCGTCGGGCCAACGACGATGCATGCGTTGATGGAAGCGACGGGCATCGTCGATACGCATCTCGTCGACAGTCATCGGCGCGGCAGTTCGGGCGTCTGGCCGCGCGACTGA
- a CDS encoding zinc-finger-containing protein: MRVGKPVKALPQPLCDYCGAKAVLARAGDEIYPYRDDHGPVWVCAPCQAWIGIPARSTRHVPLGRLADAALRDAKSRLHDALEPLVAGKVRRDGVNAFEARAKAIRWVATELGFDPLPNSIHMLSLDQCEQALRYVEAFMAARRAS, encoded by the coding sequence ATGCGCGTAGGCAAACCCGTCAAGGCGTTGCCGCAGCCGCTATGCGACTACTGCGGCGCGAAAGCCGTGCTTGCGCGCGCCGGAGACGAAATCTATCCGTATCGCGACGATCACGGCCCCGTCTGGGTCTGCGCGCCGTGTCAGGCGTGGATCGGCATTCCTGCGCGCAGCACGCGGCATGTGCCGCTCGGCCGTCTCGCCGACGCCGCGTTGCGCGACGCGAAAAGCCGCTTGCACGACGCGCTCGAACCGCTCGTCGCGGGCAAGGTGCGGCGCGACGGCGTCAACGCCTTCGAAGCGCGCGCGAAGGCGATCCGCTGGGTCGCGACCGAACTGGGCTTCGATCCGCTGCCCAATTCGATTCACATGCTGTCGCTCGATCAATGCGAGCAGGCGCTTCGCTATGTCGAGGCGTTCATGGCCGCGCGCCGCGCCAGTTGA
- a CDS encoding DUF2950 domain-containing protein — translation MTTSSGLRPGSAAGALRALTLACALCVAAVSTAHAQKNFSSPDAAMNAFGEAIADNEEATLQSLFGRDFRDWIPPVGAEVRSRFVDEWGKSHEIEQKDASHAHIAVGGDGWTFPIPLVKSAEGWHFDTRAGAEEMRLRRIGRNELAVIQTMLAIYDAQREYALTDHDGDGLLSYASKLSSSPGKQDGLYWPTQADAPPSPLGPAFIRAASMRSAGDTGYHGYHYKLLTSQGPHAPGGAYDYLAHGKLFGGFAVIAWPARYGDTGIKSFMVSHAGQVYERDLGPDSAEKAKAMTSFDPGPGWTKEQP, via the coding sequence ATGACCACATCGTCAGGATTGCGTCCGGGTTCGGCGGCAGGCGCACTGCGCGCGTTGACGCTCGCGTGCGCGCTGTGCGTCGCTGCTGTGTCGACGGCGCATGCGCAGAAGAACTTCAGTTCGCCCGATGCCGCGATGAACGCGTTCGGCGAAGCCATCGCCGACAACGAGGAAGCGACGCTGCAATCGCTCTTCGGCCGCGACTTCCGCGACTGGATTCCGCCCGTCGGTGCCGAAGTGCGAAGCCGTTTCGTCGACGAGTGGGGCAAGTCGCATGAAATAGAGCAGAAAGACGCCAGTCACGCGCACATCGCGGTGGGCGGCGACGGCTGGACGTTCCCTATTCCGCTCGTGAAATCCGCCGAAGGATGGCACTTCGATACCCGCGCGGGTGCCGAAGAAATGCGGCTGCGCCGCATCGGCCGCAACGAGCTGGCCGTCATCCAGACGATGCTCGCAATCTACGACGCGCAGCGCGAATACGCGCTCACCGATCACGACGGCGACGGCCTGCTGTCGTATGCATCGAAGCTGTCGAGTTCGCCCGGCAAACAGGACGGCCTGTACTGGCCGACGCAGGCCGATGCGCCGCCGAGTCCGCTCGGACCGGCCTTCATCCGCGCGGCGAGTATGCGCAGTGCCGGCGACACCGGCTATCACGGCTATCACTACAAGCTGCTCACGTCGCAAGGGCCGCACGCGCCCGGCGGCGCATACGACTATCTCGCGCACGGCAAGCTGTTCGGCGGCTTCGCCGTGATCGCGTGGCCCGCGCGCTATGGGGACACGGGCATCAAGAGCTTCATGGTGAGTCACGCCGGACAGGTCTACGAGCGCGACCTCGGGCCCGACAGCGCGGAGAAAGCGAAGGCGATGACATCGTTCGATCCCGGGCCCGGCTGGACGAAGGAGCAGCCCTGA
- a CDS encoding DUF3300 domain-containing protein, giving the protein MSPCHLQRAFTLCLWIVVALTFGIGGARAQTQQPASAPAPAEPFKPEEIEALVAPIALYPDSVLSQVLMASTYPLEIVHAARWVKANPNVKGDAAVKAVENQPWDVSVKSMVAFPQILEPMNDKLEWTQKLGDAFLAQQKDVFAAVQRLRARAKDSGNLKSNEQQNVVVEQPPAGGGQTIIKVEPTNPQVIYVPAYNPTVVYGAWSYPTYPPTYWPPYPAYYPGAALMTGFAWGIGLAAAGAIFSNCNWGGGDVNINVNKAANIDRNFDRTKVEGGRWQHDGSHRQGVAYRDNATREKYSRNVPGAEGRSDFRGRDSGAGGGRVNTADRAGAGAGAGNRAGTADRGNAGNRASATDRSNTGNRASTADRSAAGDRGGVSNRAGAGSGDVTRASDRVGGSAGGGNFSGGRDNAFQGVGSGGASQRNYDRGRSSMQGSGFNRPSGGGMRAGGGGRGRR; this is encoded by the coding sequence ATGTCCCCATGCCACCTGCAACGGGCCTTCACGCTATGCCTGTGGATCGTTGTCGCGCTCACGTTCGGCATAGGCGGCGCGCGCGCTCAAACCCAGCAACCTGCGTCTGCGCCTGCCCCCGCTGAACCGTTCAAGCCAGAGGAAATCGAGGCGCTCGTCGCGCCGATCGCGCTGTATCCCGATTCCGTGTTGTCGCAAGTGCTGATGGCGTCGACGTATCCGCTGGAAATCGTGCACGCGGCGCGCTGGGTCAAGGCCAATCCGAACGTCAAGGGCGATGCCGCCGTGAAGGCCGTCGAGAATCAGCCGTGGGACGTCAGCGTGAAATCGATGGTCGCGTTCCCGCAAATTCTCGAACCGATGAACGACAAGCTCGAATGGACGCAGAAGCTCGGCGATGCCTTTCTTGCGCAGCAGAAGGACGTGTTTGCCGCCGTGCAGCGGCTGCGTGCGCGCGCGAAGGATTCCGGCAATCTGAAATCGAACGAGCAGCAGAACGTGGTCGTCGAACAGCCGCCCGCGGGCGGCGGGCAGACCATCATCAAGGTCGAGCCGACGAATCCACAGGTGATCTACGTGCCCGCGTACAACCCGACCGTCGTGTATGGCGCGTGGAGTTATCCGACCTATCCGCCGACCTATTGGCCGCCGTACCCGGCCTACTATCCGGGCGCGGCGCTGATGACAGGCTTCGCGTGGGGCATCGGCCTCGCCGCCGCAGGCGCGATCTTCAGCAACTGCAACTGGGGCGGCGGCGACGTCAATATCAACGTCAACAAGGCCGCGAACATCGATCGCAACTTCGACCGCACCAAGGTTGAGGGAGGCCGCTGGCAGCACGACGGCAGCCATCGCCAGGGCGTCGCGTATCGGGACAACGCGACGCGCGAGAAGTATTCGCGCAATGTGCCCGGTGCCGAGGGACGTTCCGATTTCCGTGGCCGCGATTCGGGTGCGGGCGGCGGACGTGTGAACACGGCTGATCGTGCGGGTGCAGGTGCTGGCGCAGGCAATCGCGCGGGAACCGCCGATCGCGGCAATGCAGGCAACCGTGCGTCGGCGACGGATCGTTCGAATACGGGCAACAGGGCGAGCACGGCGGACCGCTCGGCGGCTGGCGACCGCGGCGGCGTGTCGAACCGCGCAGGCGCCGGCTCAGGCGACGTCACGCGCGCCAGCGATCGCGTGGGCGGCAGCGCCGGAGGCGGCAATTTCAGCGGCGGACGCGACAACGCGTTTCAGGGCGTAGGTTCGGGTGGCGCGTCGCAGCGCAACTACGATCGGGGACGCTCCAGCATGCAGGGCTCCGGCTTCAACCGGCCGAGCGGCGGCGGTATGCGAGCCGGTGGCGGTGGGCGCGGAAGACGCTAG
- a CDS encoding c-type cytochrome, which translates to MNHSLNRIPAASVLAACVALTSVHAAAAVKVCTFPGSPSASLDEAVARDAFAQAGIAATIVRHGIGEGDDDGVSLKELDRTLARECDVIAGFPRSAVADGSSSKLHFSRGYLRAGYVSIEAPDANPQGAARNTVAATYASPAQLIAVQQPSVTLDLENTSALTVEAVAKGQAQRAIVWYPAVVAYRQAHPQRQFTIAAARSPYADWQLVFAFGPRTAAMRPRIDAALDKLSGNGRLVALTHDWAMPAHALDAAASDDAARFRDGPVASRAVAQPALLATANARNAGGFVKVAADAAGAPSFDQAQATHGKMLYSSVCAKCHGAQLQGVTAPALQGPAFAPASNAHLTIGGVFTYLSTNMPADKPGKMKDQDYADIMAFLLYSNGYRASGAKMTADDARASTLKLNAGK; encoded by the coding sequence ATGAACCACTCTCTCAATCGAATTCCGGCGGCAAGCGTACTTGCTGCCTGTGTCGCGCTCACGTCCGTTCACGCGGCGGCGGCCGTCAAGGTCTGTACGTTTCCCGGCAGTCCCTCGGCGTCGCTCGACGAAGCCGTCGCGCGCGACGCGTTTGCGCAGGCGGGCATCGCCGCGACGATCGTCAGGCACGGTATCGGCGAAGGCGACGACGACGGCGTGTCGCTGAAGGAACTCGACCGGACGCTCGCGCGCGAATGCGACGTGATCGCAGGCTTTCCGCGCTCCGCCGTCGCCGACGGCTCCAGCAGCAAGCTGCACTTCTCGCGCGGTTATCTGCGCGCGGGGTATGTGAGCATCGAAGCGCCCGACGCCAATCCGCAGGGCGCGGCCAGAAACACCGTTGCCGCAACGTACGCGAGCCCCGCGCAACTCATCGCCGTGCAACAGCCGAGCGTCACGCTCGATCTGGAGAACACGTCGGCGTTGACCGTCGAAGCCGTCGCGAAGGGGCAGGCGCAGCGCGCGATCGTCTGGTATCCGGCTGTCGTCGCGTATCGGCAAGCGCATCCGCAGCGTCAATTTACGATTGCCGCCGCACGCTCGCCGTATGCCGACTGGCAACTCGTATTCGCGTTCGGGCCGCGCACGGCTGCGATGCGTCCGAGGATCGACGCGGCGCTCGACAAGCTGTCGGGCAATGGCCGCCTCGTCGCCCTGACGCACGACTGGGCGATGCCCGCGCACGCGCTCGACGCGGCAGCCAGCGACGACGCCGCGCGCTTTCGCGACGGTCCGGTTGCATCGCGTGCCGTCGCACAACCCGCGTTGCTGGCGACAGCGAATGCACGCAACGCCGGCGGCTTCGTGAAGGTCGCCGCCGACGCCGCCGGCGCGCCGTCATTCGATCAGGCGCAAGCGACGCACGGCAAGATGCTCTACTCGTCGGTGTGCGCGAAATGCCACGGCGCGCAGTTGCAGGGCGTGACGGCGCCGGCGCTGCAAGGGCCCGCGTTCGCGCCGGCATCGAATGCGCATCTGACGATCGGCGGCGTGTTCACCTACCTGTCGACGAACATGCCCGCCGACAAGCCGGGCAAGATGAAAGATCAGGATTACGCAGACATCATGGCGTTCCTGCTCTATTCGAACGGCTATCGCGCGAGCGGCGCGAAGATGACGGCCGACGACGCGCGCGCCTCGACGCTGAAGCTCAACGCGGGCAAGTAA